Below is a genomic region from Rhodospirillum centenum SW.
GCGCCTCTACTATGTCAGGCTCAATTATCAGAATCTGGTCGGCAGCGCGTCGCACGCGGTCTGGTCGGTGGCCCAGCCCTTCGCCCGCTTCCGGTCGGCCCAGGCGGCCCGGGACCTCCGTCCCGCCCTGGACGCGGCCGACGGCGCGCTGCCGCCGGGCCATCTCGTCCTGCCCGACGCGGGCTGGCATTTCTCCTACCTGGGGGACAAGGAGCGCATTCTGAACAAGGTGCGCAACTTCTCCCATGCGGAGATCGATACGGCCGCGCTCGAAGCCCTGGACATCGACGGGCTCATGCGGTCCGGGACGGATCTTCTCGGGCGCGGCGGGATGGTCTGGGGGGTCGTTCCCGGCGGTCATGGCCTGCCCGACGCCGTGCTCGCCGATCCCGACCGCTATGCCGCCCTGCTGGCGCCCTGCGATCCCGCAGACCTCGACCGCACCCTCATGCGTGTGGTCGCCGGGGGGGAGGCGCTGCGGCGGGCGGAACAGGACGCGCCTGTCCTCACCATGATGCGGCGCCGGTTCAGGCGGTGGCGGAGTCTGGCCGGGCTGCCCGCTCTCGGCTGAGGCGGCCGGTCCGTCAGATCCGGGCGGGATGCCTGCCGAAGCGCCGGGCGAGGGCCGCGGCCGCCACCCGGGGCAGGGCCGCCAGCATCAGCTTCAGCGAGAAACTGTCCAGGCTGGTGGCGCCCAGGGTGGCGTCGTTCTCCGGATGCACGAGATTCCGCGGTGCGCCCGCCGCATGACCTGCGGCCAGCAGCCTCGCATGGACACTGTCCGGGCCGGTGTTCCTGCAGAAGAGCAGCAGGTTCTGCCGGTAGAAATACTCGACCGTGCCGTCGCTCCAGATCCGGTCTCGCAGGATGTCGAAGCACTCGAATCCATTTCTGCGGAAGTGATGATCCCAGTAGAGCGGCCACTGCTCGTTGACATGCCCGTTCCCCCCCTGGAACGGGATGGCGGCGGAGAAGAGAACCGTGTCCGACAGCAGGCAGAGGAACGAGATCAACCTTCCGGCAGCCGTCTCCGGAACATGCTCCGCCACCTCAAGGCAGACGGCCAGATCGAACCGCCGGTCCGGAACCGGCGGGTTCTGAAGATCAATGTCCCGGAAACTCTCCACGGGGATGCGAAGCTGATCCAGTGGCACCCAGGGGCCGTCCATGCCGGACACATCGGCGCCGGAGCGGCGGAATTCCGACGCCCATGTGCCCACCCCGCAGCCGATGTCCACCACACTCCGGGCCCCGACGAAGGACTGGACAAGCGGAACCACGGTCTGCGCCGATGCCAGCGAACCGCCGGACTGGGAACGGTAGAAACTGCCTGCATAGATCGGGTGCGATGGCATCGGGGTAACTCCATCAGCCCGCAGACCGGTGCGGATGGACAGAGTGGCAGGAGCAGCCGCGGCGGGACAGCGTAAAATGAAGACCTCACGCGCGCTTGCGCGCTTCGACGAAGAGAAGCCCGTTCTCCCGGCAGTATCGGGCCGTTTCCGGATCAGTTCCGATCAGGTCGGCACCGCGCCGGAGCCATGCGCCGATCTCCGGCCCGTAGGTCTGGTGGACCGCGTCC
It encodes:
- a CDS encoding N-acetylglucosaminyltransferase; translation: MPRLIDCFIFFNELDVLEIRLRELAGVVDRFVLVEATHSFRGHPKDLVFAANRARFAPYLDRITHVVVDDMPCDPDPWVNERFQRNAIARGLHGAAPDDIVVVSDVDEIPRASVMAELRGTPFKAAGLRMRLYYVRLNYQNLVGSASHAVWSVAQPFARFRSAQAARDLRPALDAADGALPPGHLVLPDAGWHFSYLGDKERILNKVRNFSHAEIDTAALEALDIDGLMRSGTDLLGRGGMVWGVVPGGHGLPDAVLADPDRYAALLAPCDPADLDRTLMRVVAGGEALRRAEQDAPVLTMMRRRFRRWRSLAGLPALG
- a CDS encoding class I SAM-dependent methyltransferase, coding for MPSHPIYAGSFYRSQSGGSLASAQTVVPLVQSFVGARSVVDIGCGVGTWASEFRRSGADVSGMDGPWVPLDQLRIPVESFRDIDLQNPPVPDRRFDLAVCLEVAEHVPETAAGRLISFLCLLSDTVLFSAAIPFQGGNGHVNEQWPLYWDHHFRRNGFECFDILRDRIWSDGTVEYFYRQNLLLFCRNTGPDSVHARLLAAGHAAGAPRNLVHPENDATLGATSLDSFSLKLMLAALPRVAAAALARRFGRHPARI